A single region of the Lotus japonicus ecotype B-129 chromosome 4, LjGifu_v1.2 genome encodes:
- the LOC130711963 gene encoding LOW QUALITY PROTEIN: protein DMP6 (The sequence of the model RefSeq protein was modified relative to this genomic sequence to represent the inferred CDS: deleted 2 bases in 1 codon) → MDFKASLDDSNNHNEQKLPLLNNMEEPEKNLIHKAMSQTFKSTAHLANLLPTGTVLSFQLLSPIFTNQGHCDDSVTKFMTAALLSLCGASCFLQCFTDSFRDSKGSVCYGFATFRGFWVIDGSATLPQELVEKYQLRFIDLTHAVMSILVFAAVALFDQNVVKCFFPSPSHEMREILTAFPIGVGVICSMLFVVFPTQRHGIGFPLSTN, encoded by the exons ATGGATTTTAAAGCCTCTCTTGATGACTCTAATAACCACAATGAACAAAAGCTACCACTACTCAACAACATGGAAGAACCAGAGAAGAACCTTATTCACAAAGCCATGAGTCAAACATTCAAGAGCACAGCACATTTGGCCAATCTCTTACCAACAGGAACTGTCCTTTCTTTCCAACTTCTATCCCCAATCTTCACAAATCAAGGACACTGTGATGACTCAGTTACCAAATTCATGACTGCAGCACTTTTATCTCTCTGTGGTGCCTCATGCTTCCTGCAATGCTTCACTGATAGCTTCAGAGACAGCAAGGGGAGTGTGTGTTATGgttttgccacattcagggGATTTTGGGTAATTGATGGATCAGCAACACTTCCACAAGAGCTTGTTGAAAAGTATCAGCTGCGGTTTATAGATTTG ACACACGCGGTCATGTCGATTTTGGTGTTTGCAGCAGTTGCTTTGTTTGATCAGAATGTGGTGAAGTGCTTCTTCCCTTCACCTTCACATGAGATGCGTGAAATCCTTACTGCGTTTCCAATTGGTGTTGGTGTAATCTGCAGCATGCTGTTTGTTGTATTTCCTACACAGAGACATGGAATTGGCTTCCCACTTTCAACAAACTAA